The Candidatus Zymogenaceae bacterium nucleotide sequence ACGGATTTCGAGTGGTGGGAACAGGCGATGATAAGATCATCATCGTGGCGGATATCGACGCCGCCCTTTCGGTGCCGGAGATGAAATACGGCGAGCTGGCGGCGTCTCTGGAGAAAGAGGTAAAGCGACAGATTGAACACGTCGAATACTGCACCTTCTCCGTGACGCCGAAGTACGCATTTTGACGAAAGAGAAAGACTTTAAAGGATCGGAGTGGAGGTTATCGACAGTCGGCGGGGTCTTTCCCGCAGCCGTCCCCGGCGTAGGGGCAGTGTTTGCAGACGTCGTTTTTCTTCACCGAGCGGACCGTACGCCTCATACGGCGGACGAGATAGGCCAGTGCGAAGAGCAACAGAAACCCGATGATGATGTATTCGCCGACGGCTCCCATGACTCCCCCGATGGTTGCGTGTCAAATAAAAATCATATTAATAGTATAATCCTCTTGTACCCATTTTGCCATATCTGGGGGTGATTTTTCAAATCGGGGGCGATATTTCCCGGCCGCCCCGATTAGGGATTGCGGATGCGGGAGCGGTGCACGGCGAAAGGAAACGCGGGGGATTTGGAATCCCCATATCCGGTGCGGGAGGGACGGGAAACATTTCCGTAGTGACCCGAGCGGACCTCGCGGGAACGAGTTCCCGGTTGATTTACGGGGCCGTCGGGTGATACACTTGTCTGACGGCCGATCTCCGGGTAGGGAGTTCCGACGACGTGTGGCGGCGCGGCGAATTCGATATGACGAACCCGGGGAGGCATTGCCTGATCCACGAACGATCCAAGATGGCATGAAAGGGACGTTTGAACACAGGGGAACGACCGGACCATGAAAAAAACGGACGACGGAAAGATCGGTCTGCTGGCGGTGGTTTCCATCGGTGTCGGCGGGATGGTCGGCGGCGGTATCTTTGCGGTGCTGGGGCTGGCGGTGGAGCTGGCGCACGGCGGGACGCCGGCGGCCTTTATGATGGCGGGGGTGGTGGCGCTGCTGACGACCTATTCCTACGCGAAGCTTTC carries:
- a CDS encoding FeoB-associated Cys-rich membrane protein is translated as MGAVGEYIIIGFLLLFALAYLVRRMRRTVRSVKKNDVCKHCPYAGDGCGKDPADCR